Proteins from a single region of Streptomyces sp. TN58:
- a CDS encoding FAD-dependent oxidoreductase, giving the protein MQNTRSLHAVVAGAGIGGLTAALALHRRGWRVTVCERAPEPPTTGAGIGLAPNALRALDAIGADAARAAGSAVPHTMGVRRSDGRWLTRAETSYMAARYGMPPIAVPRPAFTAALAAALPPEALRYGATVTGVDDAAGRPTVRTAEGPDLPADLVVAADGIHSPLRRAHFPAHPGLHYIGETAWRTLVDAPDLRIPSMSETWGRGERFGVTPLADGRFYLYATALAPAGTRSADPRAELRHRFGSWHDPIPALLDRVERFDPADVFQNDLYDLAAPLPRLHHGRIAWIGDAAHAMAPNLGQGGCQAIEDAVVLAHLLPAGDTADGGAAVTAALAAYTAARRDRTDTVRRRARRVGRLGALRNPFAVAARDLAVRATPTRLALRGMDDLFDGFRLP; this is encoded by the coding sequence ATGCAGAACACGCGGAGCCTGCACGCGGTGGTGGCCGGAGCCGGAATCGGCGGCCTCACCGCCGCCCTCGCACTGCACCGCCGCGGCTGGCGCGTCACCGTCTGCGAGCGCGCCCCCGAACCGCCCACCACCGGCGCCGGGATCGGCCTCGCCCCCAACGCCCTGCGCGCGCTCGACGCCATCGGCGCCGACGCGGCCCGGGCCGCCGGCAGCGCCGTGCCGCACACCATGGGCGTACGCCGCTCCGACGGCCGCTGGCTGACCCGCGCCGAGACCTCGTACATGGCGGCCCGCTACGGCATGCCCCCGATCGCCGTGCCGCGCCCGGCCTTCACCGCGGCCCTGGCGGCCGCCCTGCCGCCGGAAGCCCTCCGCTACGGCGCCACCGTCACCGGCGTGGACGACGCCGCGGGCCGTCCCACCGTCCGTACCGCCGAAGGACCGGACCTGCCCGCCGACCTGGTCGTCGCCGCCGACGGGATCCACAGCCCCCTGCGCCGAGCCCACTTCCCCGCACACCCCGGCCTGCACTACATCGGCGAAACGGCCTGGCGAACCCTCGTCGACGCCCCGGACCTGCGAATACCGTCGATGAGCGAAACATGGGGGCGAGGCGAACGCTTCGGCGTGACACCGCTCGCCGACGGCCGGTTCTACCTCTACGCCACCGCACTCGCCCCGGCCGGCACCCGCTCCGCCGACCCCCGCGCAGAACTGCGCCACCGCTTCGGCTCGTGGCACGATCCGATTCCGGCCCTGCTGGACCGCGTCGAGCGCTTCGACCCCGCGGACGTCTTCCAGAACGACCTCTACGACCTGGCCGCCCCGCTTCCCCGTCTCCACCACGGCCGGATCGCCTGGATCGGCGACGCCGCCCACGCCATGGCTCCCAACCTCGGCCAGGGCGGCTGCCAGGCCATCGAGGACGCGGTGGTCCTGGCACACCTCCTCCCCGCCGGAGACACCGCCGACGGCGGCGCAGCCGTCACCGCCGCACTCGCCGCGTACACCGCGGCCCGCCGCGACCGCACCGACACCGTCCGCCGGCGTGCCCGCCGCGTGGGCCGCCTGGGAGCCCTCCGCAACCCCTTCGCGGTGGCTGCCCGCGACCTCGCGGTGCGCGCCACCCCGACGCGTCTGGCCCTGCGCGGCATGGACGACCTCTTCGACGGCTTCCGCCTGCCCTAG
- the glpK gene encoding glycerol kinase GlpK — protein sequence MPDFVGAVDQGTTSTRFMIFDHAGNEVARHQLEHSQILPRSGWVEHDPVEIWERTNSVIQNALRHGNLDASDLAAVGITNQRETTVVWDPRTGRPYYNAIVWQDTRTDSIAAALERGGQGDVIRRKAGLPPATYFSGGKIQWILENVDGVREAAEQGHALFGNTDCWVLWNLTGGPDGGVHATDVTNASRTMLMDLETLDWDDELLGFFNIPRSMLPTINPSSHPEAYGRTRTSRPLREAIPITGVLGDQQAATVGQVCFAPGEAKNTYGTGNFLVLNTGTELVRSQHGLLTTVAYQFGDSPAIYALEGSIAVTGSAVQWLRDQLKIISDAGESERLARTVEDSGGIYFVPAFSGLFAPYWRSDARGAIVGLARYHDNGHLARATLEAICYQSRDVVEAMEQDSGVHLDVLKVDGGVTANDLCMQTQSDILGVPVSRPVVAETTALGAAYAAGLATGFWRDTDELRTHWQESKRWDPQWSEERRAEGYEGWKRAVQRTLDWAKVE from the coding sequence ATGCCTGACTTCGTCGGCGCAGTGGACCAGGGGACCACGAGCACCCGTTTCATGATCTTCGACCATGCCGGCAACGAGGTGGCCAGGCACCAGCTGGAGCACTCCCAGATCCTCCCGCGCTCGGGATGGGTCGAACACGACCCGGTGGAGATTTGGGAACGCACCAACTCGGTGATCCAGAACGCCCTCCGGCACGGCAACCTCGACGCCTCCGACCTGGCGGCCGTCGGCATCACCAACCAGCGCGAGACGACCGTCGTCTGGGACCCCCGCACCGGGCGCCCGTACTACAACGCGATCGTCTGGCAGGACACCCGTACCGACTCCATCGCCGCGGCCCTGGAGCGCGGCGGCCAGGGTGACGTCATCCGCCGCAAGGCGGGCCTGCCCCCGGCCACCTACTTCTCCGGCGGCAAGATCCAGTGGATCCTGGAGAACGTCGACGGGGTGCGGGAGGCGGCCGAGCAGGGGCACGCCCTCTTCGGCAACACCGACTGCTGGGTACTGTGGAACCTCACCGGAGGCCCCGACGGAGGCGTCCACGCCACCGACGTGACCAACGCCAGCCGCACCATGCTCATGGACCTGGAAACCCTCGACTGGGACGACGAACTCCTCGGATTCTTCAACATCCCCCGGTCCATGCTGCCGACCATCAACCCGTCCTCCCACCCGGAGGCGTACGGACGCACGCGCACCTCCCGGCCGTTGCGGGAGGCCATTCCCATCACCGGCGTCCTCGGCGACCAGCAGGCGGCCACCGTCGGCCAGGTCTGCTTCGCGCCCGGCGAGGCGAAGAACACCTACGGCACGGGCAACTTCCTGGTCCTCAACACCGGGACGGAGCTGGTCCGCTCGCAGCACGGCCTGCTGACCACCGTGGCGTACCAGTTCGGCGACAGCCCCGCGATCTACGCCCTCGAAGGGTCCATCGCGGTCACCGGCTCCGCCGTGCAGTGGCTGCGCGACCAGCTGAAGATCATCAGCGACGCCGGCGAGAGCGAACGCCTGGCCCGGACGGTCGAGGACAGCGGAGGCATCTACTTCGTGCCCGCCTTCTCCGGCCTGTTCGCCCCCTACTGGCGCTCCGACGCCCGCGGCGCGATCGTGGGCCTCGCCCGCTACCACGACAACGGCCACCTGGCGCGGGCCACACTGGAGGCCATCTGCTACCAGAGCCGCGACGTCGTCGAAGCCATGGAGCAGGACTCCGGCGTACACCTCGACGTGCTCAAGGTCGACGGCGGCGTCACCGCCAACGACCTGTGCATGCAGACCCAGTCCGACATCCTGGGCGTACCGGTCAGCCGTCCGGTCGTCGCCGAGACCACTGCGCTCGGCGCCGCCTACGCGGCCGGCCTCGCCACCGGCTTCTGGCGGGACACGGACGAACTGCGCACGCACTGGCAGGAGTCCAAGCGCTGGGACCCCCAGTGGTCCGAGGAGCGGCGCGCCGAAGGGTACGAGGGCTGGAAGCGGGCGGTGCAGCGCACGCTCGACTGGGCCAAGGTCGAATAG
- a CDS encoding polysaccharide deacetylase family protein gives MGITSISVRRGRRAGSAATAAVLGILAVSVTPALAATDGSADKPAGEKPSDSAAPAGSPAAARSASGIPLGISRLAQGTGRDVAITIDDGPDPRWTPQVLQVLRKNHVKATFCMIGTKAQKYPELVREVAADGHRLCNHSVDHDVTMDHKPVAFQKQQILQGKAMIEKAAPGVPVGYYRAPGGAFTPDSRAIAAGSGMRPLGWSVDPKDWSRPGLPAIISAVEEKLPQRPTVLFHDGGGDRSETVAALKEYLPWLTSQGYRFTFPARTTP, from the coding sequence ATGGGCATCACCAGCATCTCCGTCCGCCGCGGGCGGCGTGCGGGATCCGCCGCCACGGCGGCCGTCCTCGGCATACTGGCCGTATCCGTCACCCCTGCCCTCGCCGCCACGGACGGCTCCGCGGACAAGCCCGCGGGCGAGAAGCCCTCCGATTCCGCCGCACCGGCCGGCAGCCCCGCGGCCGCCCGGAGCGCCTCGGGAATCCCGCTGGGGATCTCCCGCCTGGCGCAGGGCACCGGGCGGGACGTCGCGATCACCATCGACGACGGCCCGGACCCCCGCTGGACGCCCCAGGTCCTCCAGGTGCTGCGGAAGAACCACGTCAAGGCCACCTTCTGCATGATCGGGACCAAGGCGCAGAAGTATCCGGAGCTCGTGCGCGAGGTCGCCGCCGACGGTCACCGCCTGTGCAACCACTCCGTGGACCACGACGTGACCATGGACCACAAGCCCGTCGCCTTCCAGAAGCAGCAGATCCTCCAGGGCAAGGCCATGATCGAGAAGGCCGCGCCCGGAGTGCCGGTCGGCTACTACCGCGCACCGGGCGGTGCCTTCACCCCCGACAGCCGGGCGATAGCCGCGGGGAGCGGGATGCGGCCGCTGGGCTGGAGCGTGGACCCCAAGGACTGGAGCCGTCCGGGGCTGCCGGCGATCATCTCCGCCGTCGAGGAGAAGCTTCCGCAGCGGCCGACCGTTCTCTTCCACGACGGGGGCGGCGACCGCAGCGAGACCGTCGCGGCCCTGAAGGAGTACCTGCCCTGGCTGACCTCGCAGGGCTACCGCTTCACCTTCCCCGCGCGCACGACCCCGTAG
- a CDS encoding SpoIIE family protein phosphatase, with amino-acid sequence MGAIEPSHGDREVPQPAASGPGGLLDVLRVAAILLDADGRIDLWSPQAEELFGYTAEEALGEYAGRLLLHEEHLPVVLEMFAEVMEAGVSWVGVFPVRHKDGSTRMVEFRNMRLLDSQQEYYALGLAADQATVRQVERDLALSARLVAQSPVGIGVLDTDLRYVSVNPAEERLNGVPAADHIGRHVHEVLPAVDPSFEAAMREVLATGVPIVDQYTVGRTPADPDHDHAWSISFYRLEAPNGTVLGVATASVDVTERHRAVEEQRHTALTLQRSLLPHTPPRRPGLEVATRYRPAQATMEIGGDWFDVIPLSGDKTALVVGDVMGSGVAAAASMGQLRTATRTLADLDLDPAQVLHHLDHVTEGLDTIATCVYAVYDPRAARWHISLAGHLPPVLLRRDGTRELLDLPTGAPLGGVGVAFHTISIPVEAGDQLVLYTDGLVETRDDPIDERLEVLLDALDDPGRPLDETCDLLLDTMRHPGVHDDVALLIARATPAPAPGRAPGPPA; translated from the coding sequence ATGGGAGCGATCGAGCCCTCGCACGGCGATCGGGAAGTGCCGCAGCCCGCCGCGTCCGGCCCGGGCGGCCTGCTCGACGTGCTGCGCGTGGCCGCCATCCTCCTCGACGCCGACGGCCGGATCGACCTGTGGAGCCCGCAGGCAGAGGAACTGTTCGGTTACACCGCCGAGGAGGCCCTGGGGGAGTACGCGGGCCGCCTGCTGCTGCACGAGGAGCACCTGCCGGTCGTACTGGAGATGTTCGCCGAGGTCATGGAAGCGGGCGTCAGCTGGGTCGGCGTCTTCCCCGTCCGGCACAAGGACGGCAGCACCCGCATGGTCGAGTTCCGCAACATGCGGCTGCTGGACTCCCAACAGGAGTACTACGCCCTGGGCCTCGCCGCGGACCAGGCGACGGTACGGCAGGTGGAACGGGACCTGGCCCTGTCCGCCCGGCTCGTGGCCCAGTCACCGGTCGGCATCGGCGTGCTCGACACCGACCTGCGCTACGTCTCGGTCAACCCGGCGGAGGAACGCCTCAACGGCGTACCCGCCGCCGACCACATCGGCCGGCACGTCCACGAGGTGCTGCCCGCGGTGGACCCGTCCTTCGAGGCCGCGATGCGTGAGGTGCTCGCGACCGGAGTGCCCATCGTGGACCAGTACACCGTCGGCCGTACCCCGGCCGACCCGGACCACGACCACGCCTGGTCGATCTCGTTCTACCGGCTCGAAGCCCCCAACGGGACCGTGCTGGGTGTGGCCACCGCCAGCGTCGACGTCACCGAGCGGCACCGGGCGGTCGAAGAGCAACGCCACACCGCCCTCACCCTCCAGCGCAGCCTGCTTCCGCACACGCCGCCGCGCCGGCCGGGCCTTGAGGTCGCCACCCGCTACCGGCCCGCCCAGGCCACCATGGAGATCGGCGGCGACTGGTTCGACGTGATCCCCCTGAGCGGCGACAAGACCGCCCTCGTCGTCGGCGACGTCATGGGCAGCGGAGTCGCCGCCGCCGCCAGCATGGGCCAACTGCGCACCGCCACCCGGACCCTGGCCGACCTCGACCTCGACCCCGCACAGGTCCTGCACCACCTCGACCACGTCACCGAAGGCCTCGACACCATCGCGACCTGCGTCTACGCCGTCTACGACCCGCGCGCCGCGCGGTGGCACATCTCCCTCGCCGGCCACCTCCCGCCCGTCCTCCTACGCCGTGACGGCACCCGCGAACTCCTCGACCTGCCCACCGGTGCCCCCCTCGGCGGCGTCGGCGTCGCGTTCCACACCATCAGCATCCCCGTCGAGGCGGGAGACCAGCTCGTCCTCTACACCGACGGCCTGGTCGAGACCCGCGACGATCCGATCGACGAGCGCCTGGAGGTCCTCCTCGACGCCCTCGACGACCCGGGCCGGCCCTTGGACGAGACCTGCGACCTGCTGCTGGACACCATGCGCCACCCGGGAGTCCACGACGACGTAGCCCTCCTGATCGCCCGGGCCACACCCGCCCCGGCCCCGGGCCGTGCCCCCGGCCCGCCCGCCTGA
- a CDS encoding class E sortase — MSLPFPSRAVPVVLAGAVTALLAACGPSAAAGPSAPPRQPTAAAPATAPATVSATSAAPAATAVPATTPASVAVDVRTQESTLSIPSAGISGLRVIPYEGTTDDVPGTRIQDRGLAASPYGQRGGVGPGQVGNFLVTAHRLSAGGPLRNLPAVETGDTVRVVAGGVEYTYEIVATRKTSFRSARSLEEQRAAVPGSPGETPTRAMITISTCATPEDHAEGNFWSDAQGNPEHRIDKIGVLRDTRTL; from the coding sequence ATGTCCCTGCCGTTCCCCTCCCGAGCCGTCCCCGTCGTGCTGGCCGGCGCCGTGACCGCCCTGCTGGCGGCCTGCGGCCCCTCGGCCGCCGCCGGCCCCTCGGCCCCGCCGCGGCAGCCGACGGCGGCAGCCCCGGCGACCGCGCCCGCCACCGTGTCCGCCACCAGCGCCGCGCCTGCCGCCACCGCCGTACCCGCCACGACCCCCGCGTCCGTCGCCGTCGACGTCCGCACCCAGGAGTCGACGCTGTCCATACCCTCGGCGGGCATATCCGGGCTGCGCGTGATCCCCTACGAGGGAACCACCGACGACGTGCCCGGCACCCGCATCCAGGACCGCGGGCTCGCGGCCAGCCCCTACGGGCAGCGGGGCGGCGTCGGCCCCGGCCAGGTGGGGAACTTCCTGGTCACCGCACACCGCCTGTCGGCCGGCGGGCCGCTGCGGAACCTGCCCGCCGTCGAGACGGGCGACACGGTCCGGGTGGTTGCGGGCGGGGTGGAGTACACCTACGAGATCGTCGCGACCCGCAAGACCTCCTTCCGCTCGGCGCGCTCACTGGAGGAACAGCGCGCGGCCGTCCCCGGCTCGCCCGGCGAGACCCCCACCCGAGCGATGATCACGATCTCGACCTGCGCCACCCCGGAGGATCACGCCGAGGGCAACTTCTGGAGCGATGCCCAGGGCAATCCCGAGCACCGCATCGACAAGATCGGCGTCCTTCGCGACACCAGGACTCTCTGA
- a CDS encoding GNAT family N-acetyltransferase, with the protein MTDESVLRVAQITDVQEVDPALRQRLIDCWIEVTNSGGAAGFPFPPVGRGQVAPVADEVLRRLHPRRSRLVTAGFHGELAGWVLLRRDPDRLVGHWGSVHHLQTRPGFRRRGVASALMRELPRIARDELGLEQLHLAARGGEGLEDFYSGLGWREVGRWPGSLRLAADDTRDEVLMLLDAL; encoded by the coding sequence ATGACGGATGAGAGCGTGCTCCGAGTCGCCCAGATCACCGATGTCCAGGAGGTCGATCCGGCACTGCGGCAACGGCTGATCGACTGCTGGATCGAGGTCACCAACTCGGGTGGCGCCGCGGGGTTTCCGTTCCCGCCGGTCGGCCGAGGCCAGGTGGCACCCGTCGCGGACGAAGTCCTGCGCCGTCTGCACCCGCGGCGGAGCCGGCTCGTCACCGCCGGGTTCCACGGCGAGCTCGCCGGCTGGGTCCTCCTCCGGCGGGATCCCGATCGGCTCGTCGGGCACTGGGGCAGCGTCCACCACCTCCAGACCCGGCCCGGGTTCCGTCGCCGCGGAGTCGCGTCCGCCCTGATGCGGGAGTTGCCGAGGATCGCCCGCGACGAACTGGGGCTCGAACAGCTCCACCTCGCGGCACGGGGAGGAGAGGGCCTGGAGGACTTCTACTCCGGACTCGGCTGGCGTGAGGTCGGCCGCTGGCCCGGATCGCTGCGCCTCGCCGCCGACGACACCCGGGACGAGGTCCTGATGCTCCTCGACGCCCTCTGA
- a CDS encoding ABC-F family ATP-binding cassette domain-containing protein, with translation MRERAHTTLPAAVAQLSVRDVTKSYGTRTLLDQTSFTVRPGEKAAVIGENGSGKSTLLRLLASVEPPDSGEITVSFPGGTGHLAQTLDLDPDDTVQDAVDLALADLRDMERRLRTAEQGLACASRAELDAYGELLTAYEERGGYEANARVDAALYGLGLAGIDRDRPLGSLSGGEQSRLALACVLAAAPELLLLDEPTNHLDASAVHWLEEQLRTHRGTVVAVTHDRGFLERIATTILEVDRGARTVHRYGDGWAGYRAAKEAARRRARQEYADWLAEVAGTEELLAAAAKRLAATGKDPRQGFGKHRRSHEAKLGGRVRAVRERLADLRRNPVAAPPEPLSFAAALPTAADGGQPAGGPQAGGPQAGGPLAELDGVVVGRRLRLDGLLTLGPGDRLLVTGENGAGKSTLLRVLAGDLEPDAGSVRRPARIGYLAQELPARSTRLPLLDAFAAGRPGPPEEYADRLLALGLFREEDLEVPVAALSAGQQRRLQIARLATRPADLLVLDEPTNHIALDLVEDLEAALAAYPGAVVAVSHDRGFRHRFPGERLELRAGRRS, from the coding sequence ATGCGCGAACGCGCCCACACCACCCTGCCCGCTGCCGTGGCGCAGCTGTCGGTCAGGGACGTCACCAAGTCCTACGGCACCCGCACCCTCCTCGACCAGACCTCCTTCACCGTCCGCCCCGGCGAGAAGGCCGCCGTCATCGGGGAGAACGGCTCCGGCAAGTCCACCCTGCTGCGCCTCCTCGCCTCGGTCGAGCCGCCCGACAGCGGGGAGATCACCGTCAGCTTCCCCGGCGGCACCGGCCATCTCGCCCAGACCCTCGATCTCGACCCGGACGACACCGTGCAGGACGCCGTCGACCTGGCCCTCGCGGACCTGCGGGACATGGAGCGCCGGCTGCGCACCGCCGAGCAGGGCCTGGCCTGCGCGTCCCGCGCCGAACTCGACGCCTACGGCGAGCTGCTGACCGCGTACGAGGAACGCGGCGGCTACGAGGCGAACGCCCGCGTCGACGCCGCCCTGTACGGCCTCGGCCTCGCCGGAATCGACCGGGACCGGCCGCTCGGCTCGCTCTCCGGCGGTGAGCAGTCGCGGCTCGCGCTCGCCTGCGTGCTGGCCGCAGCCCCTGAGCTGCTGCTCCTCGACGAGCCGACCAACCACCTCGACGCGTCGGCCGTGCACTGGCTCGAAGAGCAGCTGCGCACGCACCGCGGCACCGTCGTCGCCGTCACGCACGACCGCGGCTTCCTGGAGCGGATCGCCACCACCATCCTCGAAGTCGACCGCGGCGCGCGCACCGTGCACCGGTACGGCGACGGCTGGGCCGGCTACCGCGCCGCGAAGGAGGCCGCCCGGCGTCGCGCTCGGCAGGAGTACGCCGACTGGCTGGCCGAGGTCGCCGGCACCGAGGAACTGCTCGCGGCCGCCGCGAAGCGCCTCGCCGCCACCGGCAAGGACCCGCGGCAGGGCTTCGGCAAACACCGCCGGTCGCACGAGGCCAAGCTCGGCGGCCGGGTGCGAGCCGTCCGGGAGCGGCTGGCCGACCTGCGGCGCAACCCGGTGGCGGCGCCGCCGGAACCCCTGAGCTTCGCGGCGGCATTGCCGACGGCGGCGGACGGTGGGCAGCCCGCCGGCGGTCCGCAGGCAGGCGGTCCGCAGGCAGGCGGTCCGCTCGCCGAGCTCGACGGTGTGGTGGTCGGGCGGAGGCTGCGCCTGGACGGCCTGCTCACCCTCGGGCCGGGGGACAGGCTGCTGGTCACCGGCGAGAACGGGGCCGGCAAGAGCACCTTGCTGCGTGTGCTGGCGGGGGACCTGGAGCCCGACGCGGGGTCTGTGCGCCGGCCTGCCCGGATCGGATACCTCGCCCAGGAGCTGCCCGCCCGCTCGACCCGGCTCCCGCTGCTGGACGCCTTCGCGGCGGGTCGGCCCGGCCCTCCGGAGGAGTACGCGGACCGGCTGCTGGCGCTGGGCCTGTTCCGCGAGGAGGACCTGGAGGTCCCGGTCGCGGCGCTGTCCGCGGGGCAGCAGCGGAGGTTGCAGATCGCGCGCCTGGCGACCCGGCCGGCGGACCTCCTCGTCCTGGACGAGCCGACCAACCACATCGCCCTCGACCTGGTCGAAGACCTGGAGGCGGCTCTCGCCGCGTACCCGGGGGCCGTGGTCGCGGTCTCGCACGACCGAGGCTTCCGCCACCGGTTCCCGGGGGAGCGCCTGGAACTGCGTGCCGGGCGCCGGTCCTGA
- a CDS encoding SpoIIE family protein phosphatase has translation MPSDRPGGADADAPGPIRSEPGSLLEHVSVAVFGLDGGGRVRYWGPGARHLFGHAPEEILSRPASALFPEPAPGAPGGASQLVERALSLGYWRVRMPARHRTAGVFDCGFRVFPVTGTTGDSVIMGLASRGDELDRVKTNLVFLDALFETCPIGLVMLDEDLRYVHLNQVLADMDGLPVREHLGRRMTDIMITSDGGEYERMLRAVAEKGRPLVGALVGLRTPGRPDSHQVRSVSFFPLSGAGDTRPGVGGLLVDVTDREQALLEATAARQRLDLLDRASAQVGTTLELEVTARELVDAVMPDFCEGAVVEMIEWMYEDSRYDPALPLTTRRIATGTVLPPPAPELVGGLERVTYPPGSGIHQMLGTGRPLHVVVDEEFAARTAAHHDRARLLLDSGLSTIVIAPLIARGTVLGIAMFGRSAARTPFTDQDVTLAGELASRAALCLDNARLYGRVQDIALTLQRALLPSAVASGAHVGVAHRYLPGSRITEVGGDWYDVINLPGDRVALVVGDVMGHGVPAAASMGRLRITAKALAAHTRTPEALLTELDACAQEAGIQLATCLYLVYDPHTGRARIANAGHPPPLVRLPDGTVETVGEGLGVPLGVGGVPFRSSEVGLPEGAVLALYTDGLIEARGQDIGAGLDALRDQLRTVTGPLEEAADRIISELLPDEATDDTVLVLARIRRAAAAPTEEHDA, from the coding sequence ATGCCATCGGACCGGCCCGGGGGTGCGGACGCCGACGCCCCCGGTCCCATCCGGTCCGAGCCGGGCTCCCTGCTGGAACACGTCTCCGTGGCCGTGTTCGGCCTGGACGGCGGGGGACGGGTCCGCTACTGGGGCCCGGGCGCACGCCATCTGTTCGGCCACGCGCCCGAGGAGATCCTGTCCCGGCCGGCTTCGGCCCTCTTCCCCGAACCCGCCCCGGGAGCCCCCGGCGGGGCCTCCCAGCTGGTGGAACGCGCTCTGAGCCTGGGCTACTGGCGGGTGAGGATGCCCGCCCGGCACCGCACAGCCGGGGTCTTCGACTGCGGGTTCCGGGTGTTCCCCGTGACCGGGACGACAGGCGACTCCGTCATCATGGGGCTGGCCAGCCGGGGCGACGAGCTCGACCGGGTCAAGACGAACCTCGTCTTCCTCGACGCGCTCTTCGAGACCTGTCCGATCGGCCTCGTCATGCTCGACGAGGACCTGCGCTACGTCCACCTCAACCAGGTGCTGGCCGACATGGACGGACTCCCCGTGCGGGAGCACCTGGGGCGGCGCATGACCGACATCATGATCACGTCGGACGGGGGCGAGTACGAGCGCATGCTCCGGGCCGTGGCCGAGAAGGGACGCCCCCTCGTCGGCGCGCTCGTGGGACTGCGCACCCCGGGCCGCCCCGACAGCCACCAGGTCCGCTCCGTGAGCTTCTTCCCGCTGAGCGGCGCCGGGGACACCCGGCCCGGGGTCGGCGGCCTGCTCGTCGACGTGACCGACCGCGAGCAGGCCCTCCTCGAAGCGACGGCCGCCAGGCAGCGGCTGGACCTCCTGGACCGTGCGTCGGCCCAGGTCGGCACGACCCTGGAGCTGGAGGTCACCGCCCGCGAGCTGGTCGACGCCGTCATGCCCGACTTCTGCGAAGGCGCCGTCGTCGAGATGATCGAGTGGATGTACGAGGATTCGCGGTACGACCCCGCGCTGCCGCTGACCACCCGGCGGATCGCCACCGGCACCGTCCTGCCGCCGCCCGCGCCCGAGCTGGTCGGCGGCCTGGAGCGGGTCACGTACCCGCCCGGCTCCGGCATCCACCAGATGCTGGGCACCGGCCGCCCGCTCCACGTCGTCGTCGACGAGGAGTTCGCCGCACGCACCGCCGCCCATCACGACCGTGCCCGGCTGCTGCTCGACAGCGGTCTGTCCACCATCGTCATCGCCCCCCTCATCGCGCGGGGCACGGTGCTGGGCATCGCGATGTTCGGCCGGTCCGCCGCCCGTACGCCCTTCACCGACCAGGACGTCACCCTCGCCGGCGAGCTGGCCTCCCGCGCCGCGCTGTGTCTGGACAACGCGCGCCTGTACGGGCGGGTCCAGGACATCGCCCTCACCCTCCAGCGCGCCCTCCTGCCCAGCGCCGTGGCGTCGGGCGCCCATGTGGGCGTCGCCCACCGCTACCTCCCGGGCAGCCGGATCACCGAGGTCGGAGGGGACTGGTACGACGTGATCAACCTGCCCGGCGACCGGGTCGCCCTGGTCGTCGGCGACGTGATGGGGCACGGCGTACCGGCCGCCGCGTCGATGGGCCGCCTGCGCATCACGGCCAAGGCCCTGGCCGCCCACACCCGCACCCCCGAAGCGCTGCTCACGGAACTCGACGCCTGCGCCCAGGAGGCCGGCATCCAGCTCGCCACCTGCCTCTACCTCGTCTACGACCCGCACACCGGCCGCGCCCGCATCGCCAACGCCGGCCACCCGCCGCCCCTGGTGCGCCTGCCGGACGGCACGGTCGAGACCGTCGGCGAGGGACTGGGCGTCCCGCTCGGGGTGGGCGGAGTCCCCTTCCGGTCGTCCGAGGTCGGCCTGCCCGAGGGCGCGGTGCTCGCGCTCTACACCGACGGCCTCATCGAGGCGCGCGGCCAGGACATCGGAGCCGGCCTGGACGCGCTGCGGGACCAGCTCCGTACGGTGACGGGTCCGCTGGAGGAGGCCGCGGACCGGATCATCTCCGAGCTGCTGCCCGACGAGGCCACCGACGACACGGTCCTCGTCCTGGCCCGCATCCGCCGCGCCGCCGCGGCCCCGACCGAGGAGCACGACGCGTAA
- a CDS encoding DUF2809 domain-containing protein, producing the protein MRLVAAGAALLTVGAGLGLRAVSAGSPAGYGGDALYTVLLLTLVVLVAPRWTPLRAAGTALAVSWAVELFQLSSVPADLSRHSVAARLVLGSTFNAPDLFWYAVGAAGGGLLYAASLRHRRTPPGPPAGDTPHT; encoded by the coding sequence ATCCGTCTGGTGGCGGCCGGAGCGGCCCTGCTGACGGTCGGCGCGGGGCTCGGGCTGCGGGCCGTGTCGGCCGGCAGCCCCGCCGGGTACGGCGGGGACGCGCTGTACACCGTCCTGCTGCTGACCCTGGTGGTGCTGGTCGCGCCTCGGTGGACACCGCTGCGCGCCGCCGGGACGGCGCTGGCGGTGAGCTGGGCCGTCGAGCTGTTCCAGCTGAGCTCCGTACCGGCGGACCTGTCCCGGCACAGCGTGGCCGCCCGCCTGGTGCTCGGTTCCACCTTCAACGCTCCGGATCTCTTCTGGTACGCGGTCGGGGCGGCGGGCGGCGGACTGCTGTACGCGGCATCGCTTCGGCACCGCCGGACCCCGCCGGGCCCGCCGGCCGGTGACACTCCTCACACGTGA